The Hordeum vulgare subsp. vulgare chromosome 7H, MorexV3_pseudomolecules_assembly, whole genome shotgun sequence DNA window CAGTGGCAATTACACGGTCTTACGAATCAGGGTGGTGTCGATGGCGAAAGCTCGGCTGCGGCGGCGGACATGGCGGAGAGGCGGCTGGGCAGGGCGCGGAAGGAGGAGCGGCGACGCTGGCGCTGGTGGTGCGACGAATGGCGGACGAGGGCGGCCAGCGCGCGCCTGACGTGGTCTCCACCCTCGACCAAGGCGGTGCGCACCAGCGAGTTGGCCGTGGCCGACCGCCTCGCATGGTGCAGCCAGCCGGACaccggctccggcgccggcgagggCCCCCGGTGCAGCGCGCAGCGGAAGGAGCCCGGGTGCGTCGTTGGCGAGCACGAGCAGGCCTTCTTCGCCCGGCCATGACCGCGGGAGACTACGTCGGGCACCCAGAGGCGGTTGTTGATGCTGGGATGGCGTGGCTGCGAGCAGATGCCGCCGGCCGCGGCCGCCGAGAGAGCGACGCGGCGGTCGAAGGATTGCGACGCGGTGGAGAGCGCAATGGCGGCGCCCCACGGCGGCCGCCGGGTCGGCGCGGTCGCCCTCACCATCCAAAAGTCAGCGCTTCGAGCGGTTGGATTGGCCACCGAGCGGTGCTATGGTGGTGTTCCGGATGGCAAATGGATATTGCAGCCCGAAACAGATTTATATACGCGGGAAACAGGACAGGAGAAGAAGCGACTCGGTTCAAGGCCAACCGTTTGAGATGGGCCTGTCATATAGTATTGGACTTTGGTGCCCTGTGCATGAAAATAAAGAACCACACCTCGACATGAACATAATCAAGTTTTTTTCTTAACCAAGTTTCAAATACTTGAGTTTCATGAACAGAACACATGAGATATTCTTTTTGGTAACTTTGAGACAACGTGATAATTGGTGCAATACAATATTATACAGTGGATGATACAGTCTATTGCCCCTGCtttataaaaaaattgaaaaacaaaTTCATGCGTTGTGAGAGGCCGCAGGCACATGGTTCACTCGGCGTGGACGCGGATTTATCCTAACTAGATGCGCGCGCAGCTCATATCGTTGCCGTCCATCCGCATGTGGTCAAATCAACAGGCCCCACATCTGTCTGCGCCATGCAGCGTTTTCTTTCGGAAGTGAGTTTTTTTGATGCATGCATGCCTACTCGTGCTAATAAGGTATACAAATTAAGGAGATGTGATACCAATGTTGACTATATTTAAATTGAAGAATTTTTTCATTTGAGTTTACCATAaatacattctttaatattgtgtGTGGCTCAAAAAAGTTCCGTAAAATTTTCATCAAAGTTCTGGCAAGCTATTTATAAAGTTCTTCATTTTTAAATACAGTTTGTAACAAAGTTCTTTCATATTTCTAACAAAGTGCAGACCCGTTATTCAAAAAGTTCTTCACTGTTCCAACAAAAAAAATCTTTCAAATGTATCCAAGACTGATCTTGCTCTAAAGGGCTTGATGTCACGAGTTCAAATATGTAAAAAGTTTGAAAAACGAGTTtttggtttaaaagatatgagccaCCAAAACTATCAATTTTTTTAAGAAAGAGATGGAGTTAGAAGGAAGAGGGAAAATAAAGTAGGCATGCATGTGTCACTGTCTGCACAGCAAGAGAGAAAAGAATCATGCACATGCAGAGGATGGGTCCAAGTGGGACAACATCGCGCTGATCCACAAGGCAAAGCTTCGGTGTCGATTCCCGCTGCGCGCGCAACCGATTAGAGAAAGCCATATTCGCGTTATTCATCATGTTCATTGACCCCCTCCCTCCTACAAGCTCGGATATTGACGGAGGGAGACCCTAGGCCTATCCAGGCCGTTTACTCCTTTTTTCCTTCCAAACAACACGGGGTGGACG harbors:
- the LOC123408063 gene encoding uncharacterized protein LOC123408063, which gives rise to MVRATAPTRRPPWGAAIALSTASQSFDRRVALSAAAAGGICSQPRHPSINNRLWVPDVVSRGHGRAKKACSCSPTTHPGSFRCALHRGPSPAPEPVSGWLHHARRSATANSLVRTALVEGGDHVRRALAALVRHSSHHQRQRRRSSFRALPSRLSAMSAAAAELSPSTPP